A window of Magallana gigas chromosome 8, xbMagGiga1.1, whole genome shotgun sequence genomic DNA:
GTCAACACCCACACAACTGTAATGGGTTCCGGATGAAAAAATATGCCAGGGAATAACCTCTAATTGGACCGATGTACTATGAATCATATCTTATTTACGATTTCTCTAGGGTGCGTTGTCTCCAAGAGGAAATGTACCTGTATGTCTCTGGGATCAGAGGAGGGGGTAAAGTTATGTCTCCCCTAAAACGAGATCCTGCCAAGATGTCAAAATTCTATCAGTATGTTATTCttttattagtacatgtaccgcATAGAAAAGAGACTAGTTTTTAACTTTCATACTAATATTATATGATGACAACTTTTTTTCCTTACCAAAATTTTGCATATCAAAAATTATTCAGTTAATGATGTGTCTTATCCCACAAAATGTttcagatataaaataaaaaactggACTAATCGAGAGTTCGTTCAATTTCAGGACAAACTGAAGCCATCGTTAGCCAAGATGTTCTCTGTGATGCACAAGTCTGTATCGGAGTACTCCAAGAGGATGTTGGCGGAGCTCCGCAGACATAACTACGTCACTCCAACCAACTATCTGGAACTGGTGTCTGGATACAAGAAGTATACAATTTATTCTCGTCATAAATCTCATATTGAATTTCAGAAACATATGTGCAGTTGTGAAGTAATTGGCAAAATGTAGTGAAACTGTAAATTTCCAGTTTTCTCTTTGATGCTGAAATTATATTTGGTTCAGTAAAATACGTGTATTGCCTgtacaataaataaaagtacCGCCAATCTTTTCGGAactaaaaaaattacagaatcATTTTACAAAAAGGTTTATGTTTTGTTATGATGTGATTTCTTAGACTGCTGTTTGACAAGAAGAACGAGTTGGGAGGAGCAGCCGACAAACTGAGGAACGGTCTGAGTAAGATAGACGACACGAGACAGAAAGTGGAGAAGATGTCGATCGAGCTGGAGGACGCGAAGACGAAGGTGGCCCAGTTCCAGAAGCAGTGTGACGAGTACCTGGTGATCATTGTACAGCAGAAACGAGAGGCCGACGAACAACAGAAGGTAATGGGGGCTAAATAACTGTCGGGTGTCATAGTgtagattttgaagaaaaaggctttaacattcaaagaaagaaatttaatttaagtAGTAAATCAATACATTCATAAATATTCACGTCAGTAATTTCCTCTCTGCATTTATTGTGGAGGCACCTCTCCACCAAAAAATGACTACCCGGTATAATATGTGAACAGTATGATTATAAGTAGGAAAtacaaaaagaataaataagtcCCTCTTAAAGATTATGTCAACAACTTgataaacaaatcttttgattttGTCAACAACTTgataaacaaatcttttgaaTTTGTCTGACTTTCAGTCTGTGGCTCAGAAGGGAGAAAGGATTGCAGAGGAAGAGACCAAGTGTCAACACATGGCCGATCTGGCTCAGCACGATCTGGATGAAGCCCTGCCCACTCTACAGGAAGCCATTGCTGTAAGGAACAGTCTCTGCTTTGACTTGTTTAGTTTAAGTGAATCGCTCAGAGAGGTTATATAAGCAATGTGTTGTTCAATTTTCCAGGCTCTAGAGCATGCAAGGAACAGTCTTTGTGTTAAATACACCCATTAAATTCTCTTTCTCTGAAGAATATTAAGATCACCTACTCTAGTGAATAAAGAACTGAATCAATAATGTTTTCAGGCTCTTGAGTCATTGAACAAGAAGGACATGACAGAGATTAAGTCGTACGGACGTCCGCCCTTGCTGGTAGAGAAGGTGATGGAGGCTGTGATGATTCTGAGGGGCAGCGAGCCGACCTGGGCCGAGGCCAAAAGACAGCTCGGTCAGTACTCTACAAAGCTATACACAAATAATTCTATACAATACCGTATTTCACGGAATTTAGGTCGATACGGTTTATTGGGCGAAGGAGGCCGTTTTTagccataaaataaaaaaaagtataaataggtcgacttcgaagaattggtcgaaaaattaccgctagttctaatgaataaatggtttaaaccaataacgttatcatatagtagcctttaatcttatttcacagttttaaacaaaagggaaataaaatgtatttcttgaaaacatcgtaagaaaatgtctgaaattgcgtcaaaattttcaaaccaaataaTTCAGTACGGccggttttaatttaagatcgttttttattacttccctGCCATGTGTACAAACTGGTGTTAACCAGGGGATAGTTACCTAGCCTAGAGGCATGACTACGGTAGCACATGCCACCCTGTGTCTCTATGtgactttttactgtgtatatagtacacacgagtcaacctctgatcttattgaagcctgcaggcatgagtagcacgtgccgagagttcaactgtgtataaataaagtcagcgctacccagactgatttcagagacacctggctaaaatttcatcgaaagttttatgttgaatatacagaaaaagacttgttcatgtattctattatgaaaacaaattgtttttttttaatttctacccGACGATATTTCCCCCCGTAATTACCCTTTGTATggttctcattttacttttaccgcgcgaaatcgatttcctgtttatcgtaagcacacgatcaaaatgcatgacagcatttaatgattcagtcagtgatctaagtaagaaatgtaagaagaaataaatctatttacatttaattttgtttaaatgataaattactacagtatattgattaaaatccatacgatttttacacagaaattcaagcagtattacagtaaacactcatgattttattggagggttgcataaatttttgcaaaatgccaaccaaaaaaaaaaacataaattgggcGAAGCGATGAATAGGGCGAGGTCCACATGTCAGGggaaaaaagtatcgacctaaattccgtgaaatacggtaaatataatatattcttatgtataGGGAAGCAAAAAGAGAGCTTGGTCAGTGAATGAATTAACTCACAGCCCCCAAAATGCTTGTAATACAATAATTGTAATGTATAGAAAGGCCAAGAGACAGCTTAATTGGTCAGTGCCCAAACAATATTGTTACATAGCCGGATTAAACACTTTACCTTAGATAGATTTTTTCTGTCAGTTATTGAACTCTATTCAGAAAACGTCTTTCTTAACCTAATGAACAACTTGAGGTGttgttatttcaataaatgttgTCCTATCCTTCTCTATTTTCTTTCCCTCATGTGACCTATCTTCAGCCAATAGAATTCTTCGTACCATACGGAGATTGATGAAACATAGTTTAATATCCAGTTTATTCAAAAAGTTGCAATAatagaatttcttttttataattatacaggAGAGTCTACCTTCATCAAGCAGTTGATGAACTTTGACAAGGACAACATTTCGGACCGTGTCCTAAAGAAGATCGGGAGTTACTGCTCCCAGTCAGACTTCTAGCCAGACATCATCAGGCGCGTGTCCAGGGCCGCTAAGTCACTGTGTATGTGGGTCAGGGCCATGGAGGTGTATGGACGCGTTTACAGAGTAGTGGAGCCCAAGAAACAGAGACTGAATGCCGCCATGTCACAGCTCAAGGAGAAACAGGACGCACTGGCCGACGCTAAAGCCAAGCTCGCTGAGGTAAAGTGAAAGTGTGTGTCAGATGTATGGTGTATGTTGTCATAGAAACAGGAAGACAGAGTATTGCTGGAGATTTAGAATGACTATTATTGCGTACTATTACAAACTGCATGGCATGCATGTGGCTGAACCGACTATGTCAAATCTATATTAaagtaatttaaattattaacagGTTGAAGCCAAGATGGCTGAGTTGAAGCAGCAGTATGACGAGAAGCTCGCTCAGAAGGAGGAGCTCAAGAGGAAGGCTGAGTACACTGAGCTCATGTTGGAACGAGCAACCAAACTTATGTCTGGACTCGCCGGCGAGAAGGAGCGCTGGCAAGAGACTGTCAAGGTAATGGCACTAGAAGTCTGCCTACCATTCTGTCAACCACTGCCTACCATTTTGTCTACCATTCTGTCAACCACTGCCTACCATTTTGTCTACCATACTGTATACCACTCTATCTACCAGTTTGTTTACCATGGTCTTCCATTCTTGTCTACTACTCCTACTTTGTCTACCATTTTGTGTACCACTGTATACCACTCTATCTACTGGTGGATCTAGTACCATTATTTACCACTGTTTCCACCAATGTAACGACTTatctgtgactaactatatgtatcagcttatcaatcaatctaccagtctatctatctaccattgtattacctgtctgtgactaactatatgtatcagtttatcaatcaatctaccagtctatctatctaccattgtattacctgtctgtgactaactatatgtatcagtttatcgatcaatctaccagtctatctatctaccattgtattacctgtctgtgactaactatatgtatcagtttatcaatcaatctaccagtctatctatctaccattgtattaactggtctgtgactaactatatgt
This region includes:
- the LOC136270881 gene encoding dynein axonemal heavy chain 2-like isoform X1, translated to MSLGSEEGDKLKPSLAKMFSVMHKSVSEYSKRMLAELRRHNYVTPTNYLELVSGYKKLLFDKKNELGGAADKLRNGLSKIDDTRQKVEKMSIELEDAKTKVAQFQKQCDEYLVIIVQQKREADEQQKSVAQKGERIAEEETKCQHMADLAQHDLDEALPTLQEAIAALESLNKKDMTEIKSYGRPPLLVEKVMEAVMILRGSEPTWAEAKRQLGSGGENGLPLWRLPNGRCLHVLHGALLVQLQRRTGPEEMD